In Neoarius graeffei isolate fNeoGra1 chromosome 9, fNeoGra1.pri, whole genome shotgun sequence, one genomic interval encodes:
- the LOC132892141 gene encoding 52 kDa repressor of the inhibitor of the protein kinase-like — MDPYSNVAEYEDDVRMWPSVNYTDIVNYQVLTTSFVTEDTGEGEDQRVEEREPGEEEKERTEPVEEEKGRAEPVEEEKGRTESGKEDITESGDKDREITGEDQETPSTSLSIHDPASYKNKSSYTDEEKKNILQGRWSRDQRNIAFRGNWKNDSSEDGNFMHFIQWKAQFDDILKQHLETAPANAKYLSAKIQNEMITCCGEEIRDSIVAKIQESKYFTVLADETSDISGTEQLSICIRYVTADFDINEDFLGFCPLLKQDSASITQTIIAQLEKWGLPLSFLRGQGYDGASNMSGKVSGVQKRIQELQPRALYTHCRSHALNLVVVHGCSDVPIVRNTMAFIEKVAVFFSAGMSKHKLQDVLQEEGGDGPSRIPLMSDTRWGSRIKTVYAFLSQLGPTHRALQEMESDCTHNSEKASRLLKTMESFDTVVTSVVAQSVLGYIWPLTIKLQSPKVDLLMAYKERREVAEVIESLRNDGFSKIYEKAVQLADTIGVTPVKKRIAGKQQHRGNAPAESIEDHYRVNLFLPFIDHVTTELRTRFAKSTEPALLAALLVPTELPQLSEEREDHLLLRYKEDLPFPDTAKQEIHKWKHHFQNHAGNLPATAKETLQSGFLGFYPNIQQMLSLYLTLPVTTCSCERSFSSLRRLKTWLRSTMGDERLSGLALMHVHQNNIAIDPKRVLHRWDASDHRRIVSCFDKR, encoded by the exons AGGACACTGGAGAGGGTGAGGATCAGCGAGTTGAAGAGAGAGAGCCAGgagaggaagagaaggaaagaactGAGCCAGtagaggaagagaagggaagagcagAGCCAGTAGAGGAAGAAAAGGGAAGAACTGAGTCAGGAAAGGAAGATATAACAGAATCAGGAGATAAAGATAGGGAAATAACAGGTGAAGATCAAGAAACTCCAAGTACAAGTTTGTCCATCCATGATCCGGCAAGCTATAAAAACAAAAGTTCCTACACAGATGAGGAGAAAAAGAACATTCTTCAGGGTAGATGGAGTAGGGACCA GAGAAACATTGCTTTCCGTGGGAACTGGAAGAATGATAGTAGTGAAGATGGCAATTTCATGCACTTTATCCAGTGGAAAGCGCAGTTTGATGACATCCTTAAACAGCACCTggagactgcacctgcaaatgcGAAGTACCTGTCAGCAAAAATACAAAATGAAATGATCACATGCTGTGGAGAAGAAATCCGTGACAGTATTGTTGCTAAAATCCAGGAATCAAAATATTTCACAGTATTGGCAGATGAAACATCAGACATAAGCGGGACGGAGCAGTTGTCAATCTGCATACGTTATGTAACTGCTGATTTTGACATCAATGAGGATTTCCTAGGATTTTGTCCACTTCTCAAGCAGGACTCCGCATCAATCACGCAGACCATCATTGCGCAGCTGGAGAAATGGGGGCTTCCTCTCTCTTTTCTGCGGGGACAGGGGTATGATGGGGCAAGTAATATGAGTGGCAAGGTAAGTGGGGTGCAGAAGAGGATACAGGAGCTTCAACCACGGGCCTTGTACACTCATTGTCGTAGCCATGCCCTAAACCTTGTTGTGGTTCATGGATGCTCAGATGTTCCAATTGTACGAAACACAATGGCCTTCATTGAGAAGGTGGCTGTGTTTTTCTCAGCAGGAATGAGCAAGCATAAGCTCCAAGATGTGCTTCAAGAAGAGGGAGGTGATGGACCTAGTAGAATACCTCTGATGTCTGACACAAGATGGGGGTCCAGGATAAAAACAGTCTATGCTTTTCTGTCACAACTTGGGCCAACTCACAGGGCACTGCAAGAGATGGAAAGCGACTGCACCCACAACTCGGAAAAAGCCAGCAGGTTGCTGAAAACCATGGAATCCTTTGACACAGTCGTCACTTCAGTGGTTGCACAAAGTGTTCTCGGGTACATATGGCCACTAACAATAAAACTGCAGTCACCCAAAGTAGATCTCTTAATGGCCTACAAAGAAAGGAGAGAAGTTGCTGAAGTTATTGAGAGCCTCCGCAATGACGGCTTCAGCAAAATTTACGAAAAAGCAGTGCAGCTGGCAGACACCATTGGTGTTACTCCTGTGAAAAAAAGAATAGCGGGAAAACAGCAACACAGGGGAAACGCACCTGCAGAGTCAATTGAGGACCACTACAGGGTTAATTTATTTCTGCCCTTCATTGACCATGTCACCACAGAATTGAGGACCAGGTTTGCCAAGTCCACTGAGCCTGCCCTGCTTGCAGCCCTCTTGGTGCCAACGGAATTGCCACAGCTAAGTGAGGAGAGAGAGGACCATTTACTGCTGAGGTATAAAGAAGACTTGCCTTTTCCTGACACTGCAAAGCAGGAAATACACAAATGGAAACATCACTTCCAGAATCACGCTGGGAACCTCCCTGCAACTGCAAAGGAGACATTGCAAAGTGGATTTTTGGGATTTTATCCAAACATTCAGCAGATGCTATCACTGTACTTGACACTGCCAGTAACCACATGCTCGTGTGAAAGGTCCTTTTCTTCATTACGGCGACTTAAAACATGGCTTCGCTCGACCATGGGTGATGAGAGGCTATCTGGTCTTGCGCTCATGCATGTCCACCAGAACAATATTGCAATTGATCCCAAACGAGTGCTCCATAGATGGGACGCCTCTGACCACAGAAGGATTGTCAGCTGTTTTGACAAAAGGTGA